TAACAGATAGAAAGCGCTAGGCGAAAGAGTGGATCTAACCTAGTGAGGCTGACCGGGGGATTAGAATGAAAGAAAGATTGACAAAACTCAAAGCGGATCTCAAAGCTTTCTGGGAAAGTCGAACAAAAAATCAAAAAATTATATATATAACGACAGCCGCCAGCATAATTGCGTTGGCAGTTTTTTTAACAGTGGCTATGTCACGTACTACATATGTAACGCTTTATTCAGAAGTATCACCATCTGAAATTGGGCGAATAAAAGAAGTACTTGAGGGACAAGGGGTACCTTATCAAGTAGAGCCCGGGGGTACTGCAATATCAGTACCTGAAAAACAATTAGATAATCTACGCGTATCGCTCGCAGCTGAAGGTTTCCCAGATTCCGGTCTGATCGATTATTCGTTCTTCTCGGATAATGCTGGGTTCGGTACTACAGACAATGAATTTAATATGATTAAGCTTGCTGCGATGCAAACAGAATTAGCTAATCTAATAAAGGGTATAGAAGGTATTAAGGACGCAAAAGTGATGCTTACCTTACCGACAGAAGGTATTTTTGTAAACGACACGACATCAGAAGCTAGTGCAGCGATTATGTTGAAGACGAATCCGGGACAAAACTTTTCTGAACAACAAATCACGTCCCTTTATAATCTAGTCTCAAAAAGCTTACCTAATCTATCTAATGAAAATATCGTCATCCAGAACCAATACTTTGAGTATTTCGATCTGAAAGATTCAGGAAATTCTTATGGAGCCAGTGTGACTGATCAAATGGGCGTGAAAAAGACCATTGAGCGCGACTTACAACGGCAAGTTCAAATGATGCTCGGTACGTTGATGGGACAAGACAAAGTAGTTGTTTCCGTTACGACAGATATTGATTTTAAGAAGGAAAAACGTGAAGAGAATCTGGTTACACCCGTAGATCCGGAGAATATGGAAGGCATTGCGTTGAGCGTGCAACGGATAACTGAGTCATTTTCAGGTACGAATCCAGCAGTAGGGGGTACACCTGAAGGAGAAGATCCGACTGATAATCGCACTACCTATGTTGAAGGTGAAGGCGGAGACGGAGATTACGAACGTCTCGAAGAAACGATTAATAATGAAGTAAATAGAATTAGAAAAGATATAGTGGAGAGTCCATACAAAATTAGTAATATCGGAATACAAGTGATGATTGAACCACCTACTGCGGATGATCCAACTTCATTGGCACCCGAAGTACGGCAAGATGTTGAACGTATTCTAGAAACCATTGTACGTACCTCATTGGATACAGAAGTAGCTGGAGAATTAACAGAAGAGATATTAGCTGAGAAAATAGCGGTTTCCGTTCAGCCGTTAAAGGGGAAAAATGTGGTCTTTGAAGATACTAAGACAATCATCCCTTGGTGGATATATTTGATTGGCGGTGTCTTGTTACTTGCAATTATTGTTCTTGTTATCTTGTTCTTGAGAAAGAGACGTAATGAAGCAGAAATAGAAGAAGAGTTAGCTGAAGAACAAGCTCAGACTCAATTAGATTCAGTACAAGTCGATGATATCAACTTGGAACAAGAGACGGAAGCGACAGCACGCAGAAAACAGCTAGAAAAAATGGCTAAAGATAAACCAGAAGAATTTGCGAAATTATTACGAACATGGATCACCAAGGAGTAACGGAGGGGTTTAGTTGGTTAAGAAAGATAAAGACATGTCAGGAAAACAAAAAGCTGCTCTTTTGCTTATCTCTTTGGGTCCAGAGGTTTCGGCTTCTATCTATAAGCATTTGAATGAAGAAGAGATTGAGCAACTGACATTAGAGATTTCGGGTGTGAAAAAAGTAGAATCCTCTGTAAAAGAAGAGATTATTGAGGAATTTCACAATATTGCCCTTGCGCAGGATTACATTTCTCAAGGTGGTATTGGCTATGCCAAGACAGTGCTTGAAAAAGCATTGGGAAAAGACCATGCCCAAGCAATTATTAACCGTTTAACATCTTCACTCCAAGTGCGACCGTTTGATTTTGCAAGGCGTGCAGAACCATCACAAATATTAAATTTCATCCAAAATGAACACCCACAGACGATTGCATTGATTTTGTCATATCTGGAAGCGGAGCAGGCGGGTTTAATCCTGTCACAGCTTCCGCAAGAAATGCAAGCTGATATTGCAAAGCGAATTGCTACAATGGAATCGACTTCACCTGAAGTAATCAGTGAGATAGAAGCTGTACTTGAACGAAAATTATCGTCTACTGTAACTCAAGACTTTACTGAAACTGGCGGAGTAGATGCAGTCGTTGAAGTGCTAAATGGAGTAGATCGTTCGACGGAGAAAACGATTCTCGATGCTCTTGAAATACAAGATCCTGAGCTCGCTGAAGAGATTCGCAAAAGAATGTTTGTGTTCGAAGATATTATTACATTGGATAACCGTTCAATTCAGCGTGTCATCCGTGACTGTGAAAATGAAGATTTGATTTTAGCGATGAAAGTATCTAGTGAAGAAGTAAAAGATATCTTATTCAAGAACATGTCACAACGTATGGCAGAGTCGTTCAGGGAAGAGATGGATGTAATGGGGCCTGTGCGACTGCGCGACGTGGAAGAAGCACAATCCCGTATCGTAGGAATTATCCGAAGACTTGAAGATGCAGGCGAAATCATCATAGCGCGTGGTGGAGGAGATGACATCATTGTCTAATTTGTTTCGTTCCGAGCGAACTGTCATGAATCAACATCCAACAAAAGCAATATCGATACGTAATTTGCAATCATTGGAACCAGACGAAAAAGTGGAAGAGCCCGTCGATACAGGCATGATGTTCATGGAACGTAATCGCCTATTACAAGAGATGGAGCAACGTAAAAACATTGTAGATGCTGAAATAAAACAGCGATTAGAGCAAGCAGCAGCGGATATCGAATCAATGCATGTAGCTTGGGCACGAGAAAAAGAAGAATTACAGCAACAAGCATATGACGAGGGATTTCAAGTTGGATTCGATGATGGACGCAATAAAGCGATGGCTGAAATGCGTGAAATGGTAAATGCTGCGAACGAAACTACTACATTATCTTACGAGAATGCGACACAATATTTAATCAATCAAGAACGAGTAATTTTGGACATCGGAATGAAGTCGGCGGAACGGATTATTAATAAAGTGATAGAAGAAGACGATGAGACGTATTTATCCATCGTGCGAAAAGGAATTAAAGAAGCGCAAGAAAGCAAGGAAATAAAACTGTTCGTCCCAACTGAACAGTTTAAAATGGTCACGATGCATCGCGCTGAGCTCGCATCAATTTTTCCGCCAGAAACGCCATTCCTTATTTTCGTCAATGAAGATTTCAATGCAACAGATTGCTTTATCGAAACGAACCATGGCCGAATCGTAGTGAGTGTAGATGAGCAACTGAATGAACTGAAAGAACAATTGGTGAAAATCATGGAGGATGGTGTGTGAATTTGAAAAAAGCCGAAGATTTAATTCCGATTATCCCAAATATCAATACAATGAAAAAGTATGGTCGAGTAATACGAGTTGTTGGGTTGCTTATAGAATCGGAAGGTCCTGAATCATCGATCGGAGACGTATGTTTCATCCATTTGAACATTCCGGAAGGAGGACGATCCTTAATTCAAGCGGAAGTCGTAGGTTTTAGAGAAGATATTGTCATGCTGATGCCTTACACGGATATACGCAATATTTCAAGTGGCTGTCTAGTCGAAACATTGGGCAAACCACTCGAAGTAAAAGTCGGTATGAATCTATTAGGACAAGTCCTGGATTCTTTAGGAAGACCTATTGACTCAAGCCCATTACCTAAAGGCTTGGCAACTGTGCGTACGGAAAACAGTCCACCAAACGTTTTAACACGTCCTACTATTAATGACAAGTTAGCTGTAGGAGTGAAAGCAATCGATGGGATGTTAACGGTAGGCAGCGGTCAACGTGTAGGGATTTTTGCGGGTTCTGGTGTCGGCAAAAGTACATTGCTCGGGATGATTGCACGTAATACGGAAGCGGATATCAACGTGATCGCACTTATAGGTGAACGTGGCCGTGAAGTTCGTGAGTTCATCGACAGAGACCTAGGTCCAGAGGGCTTAAAGAAAACAATTGTAGTCGCCGCCACTTCAGATCAGCCAGCGCTGATGCGAATCAAAGGTGCCATGACAGCGACAGCGATTGCAGAATACTTCCGAGATAAAGGTCTGAACGTCATGCTGATGATGGACTCAGTCACACGTGTAGCTATGGCGCAGCGTGAGATTGGTCTAGCGGTCGGAGAACCACCTGCAACCCGAGGATACACCCCTTCTGTTTTCGCTATTTTACCTAAGCTTTTGGAACGAAGTGGTACAAATGAAAAAGGTGCTATCACTGCATTTTACACCGTGCTGGTAGATGGTGACGATATGAATGAGCCGATAGCAGATGCTGTTCGAGGAATTCTCGACGGTCATATAGTCTTAGACCGAACGCTTGCCAATAAAGGTCAATACCCTGCAATCAATGTTTTGAAAAGTGTTAGTCGTCTGATGAATCATATAGCAGACCCTGAGCATTTGAAAGCAGCCGCAAAACTACGCGAACTGTATTATGCCTATGATAAATCCGAAGATTTGATTAATATTGGTGCATATAAAAAAGGGACGTCACGAGAAATAGACGAAGCGATTGAATATGAACCGATCATTACCGATTTTCTAAAACAAAAATTTAACGAGAATATACAATTGGAAGATACGGTAAATGAAATGATCGCGTTAGCTTCTGGAGGAGGAGAGCGCAGATGACTTCTTTCTATTATCGTTTTGACAAAGTACTAAATTTACGTGAACAAGAACGCGATGAAACGGAAATGGCATATAAAGAAGCGATTGAAGAATTTGAAAAAATTGCAACGCAACTGTATCACCAAATGAAAAAGAAAGAAAATGTCTTGGAAGAGCAACGACAACGAATGAACACAGGTTTTTCTATTGATGACTTGCACAGCTACTCCCGATTTATTAACACATTAGACTTATCGATTGATCATATTCAGCAAGAGGTAATGAAGTCTCGTTCGAAAATGAATTGGTATGAGTCTCAATTGCTGGAGAAAAATATCGAAGTGAAGAAGTTTGAAAAAATGAAAGAGATTGGGAAAGAACAATATGATGTCGAAATGGAACACATAGAGACAAATCGGATTGACGAACTATCAACAATGAAATTTCGTTCAAGAGAAGACGGGTGGTAAAGTGGCTAAGTTAAAAAAGAAAAAGGAAGTTGGAAAACCAATAGAGGGACAAAGTAAAAAGTCTATTGGCTTTTTCCAAATATTGCTCGCATGGATTATCATCCCTCTTATGTTCACGACGGCAGTCGTTTTGATCATAGCTAAAGTAGCTGATGTAAACGTTTTTGATCAGGCGAAAGAGTGGACAGCAAAAGTTCCGTTCCTAGAACAAAAAACACCTGATGAAAAGGTCGAGGGTGATTTAATACTAGAAGAACGTGTCATATCTCTTCAAGCGGAGATTCAAGAAAAAGAAGCACAACTATTTGAAGTTCAAGATGAGCTAACGCAAGTAAAAGATTCAAATGAAACACTTGTGATAGAGAAAGAAAAGCTGAATGAAGAAATCGAGAAACTAAAACTCGCGCAAAGTGAAGCGAAGCGTGATTTTAAAGAAATTATCACGACGTATGAGCAAATGTCGGCCAAATCATCAGCTCCTGTCATTACAAAAATGGGAGACGCAGAAGCTGTACAAATATTATCTAGTCTAAAGCCCGCTACTTTAGCGGCTATACTAGAGAAAATGTCCCCTGAAGATGCTGCTAAATATACATCTATGCTTACAAAGTAGTATAATAGTAATTGAGGGAGGTGGAAAAGTGAATGTAGGACTATTAACGGGTGTAGGTTCTCCGAGCATTCCTGTAAACTCATCCGCTACTAAAGCAAATATTAAAGGCGAAGGATTTGGGAGTGTATTTCAAAGTCTGATGTCTGCAACAGCTATACCTGCTAAACAGCAGACGCTGGGTACCGATCGAGAGTTAACGAAATTACTTGACGATGTACTTAACGCTGATTCGTTGGAAGAGTTAAAGGGGCTTCTTGAAGAGTTAAAGCAGTCTGATAAATCTCCAACTATTGCCCAGTTATTAAAAGAGACAGGAATGCTTCACAGTACTTCAGTTAAGCTTAATGAAGATATTAAGGGAGAGTTAATGGATCTATCAAACTTTGATAAGTTACCTAGTCTGCAACAATTAGCACATCTCATTAGTGAAAAACCTGATAGACTAATAGAATCAATTACAAACGTACTAGAAGATGCTGGTATGTCCAAAGAACAACTGGATCAGATAGCCGCAACAGGAGATATTTGGTTCGTGCTTGATGTATTACAAGAATTACCTACTGAAAAAGTTCAAGCCGCTATACAGAACATAACACCTAAAGAATCAGTAGAATTGACAGCGTTGCTTAAATCAATTGAACTAGTTGCACCTAAAATGGATTTATATACAAAACAAATAGATCTCGTAAAAACGATTCAGCCGATTCTTTCACAATTTGCTAGTCAACTGGAACAAAAGACTATACAACCCGAAGTGAAACAACCTGTACATATTCCGACAGCTATGCAACAGGTCATTCGATTCACAACGGAACAATCTGCCGCAGACACAAAGCAACAAGATCAACAATCTAAACCTGGTGAAACAGTTACTCCGGTTATAACCGCTTCACCGACTGAAACAAGGCCAGTATTCCAAATGAGCGCTACAGAAAAAACACCGGAAAGTCGAAGTGAAGCTTTGATGCGCGAATTCCAGGCAGTGCTAAACCGAGCAAACTTTGGTCAGACGAATGGAATGAATCGTATTTCAATCAAACTATACCCGGAACATCTCGGGCAAGTCCGAATTGAGTTGCTAGAGGTGAACGGTGTCATGACTGCAAGAATCTTAGCATCTACTGCGATGGCACGTGAAATGCTCGACAGCCAAATGCATCAGTTGCGTCATGCGTTTAATCAACAGAATTTGCAAGTAGATCGAATTGATTTATCGCAAACCCTACAAGATCCGTCAAAGAGCGATCGAGAACAAGCTTTTAACAAGCAAAACCAGCAACAAAAAGAACAGGCCACTGATCATAATGAAACTCAAGAAGAACAGCAACAAACATTCCAAGAATTCATGATTGAACTGGAGGCGTAACCATTGCCGGAAGGAACAAATTCCACAACAACTAATAGTGCGATTACAGATTCCATGTATTTAGTCAATAAGCAACGCGATCAGCGAAAAACTGGGCCCGATACAATGGGAAAAGACGCATTCATGAAAATATTGATCGCACAGATGGCGAATCAAGATCCAACGAACCCGATGAAAGATACAGAGTTTGTCGCGCAAATGGCGCAGTTTTCATCATTGGAACAAACGATGAACTTAGCAAAGGCATTTGAGAAGTTTGCAGATTCACAAAATCAAAGTCAGTTAATCCAGTACAACAGTTTTGTAGGGAAAGAAATACGCTGGCATGAAGTATCAGATAAACAAGGTGAAGATAACCAGCCGATCATCAATGAAGGGACTGGCATCATTCAGTCGATTAAGTATATCGATGGTTCGGTGATTTTCACGATGGCGGACGGCAAGGAACTGTCACCAGGAAACATTTCCGAAGTAATGGGGAACGGTTCTAATTCAAGCCCAGGAGCAGTCGGTCAACCAAACAGTCTAGTACAAGCTAGTATGCTAATTGGTAAGACAGTAGGCTACATGGAAGGTGAAGAAGAACGTACAGGGAAAGTCGTATCGGTTACAAATAAAGAAGGTAGTCTCCACTATGTATTGCAGGACGGTACGAAAATTGAAGGCAATCAATTTGCAACAATCAGTGAATAATTGAATGGAGCGATGTCATGAACAAGATCAATGCCCATCGCGTTCCATCACCGCCACTCATACACCAAGGACAGATACAAGCGCAATCTAAGCAGTCATTTCTTGAACACTTACAGCAAGCAACGCAGCCAGAGAAATTAAAAATTAGTAAACATGCGAATGACCGGTTGCAAGAACGTGGCATTCAAATGACCGATGCAGAATGGGCGCGTATTACAGAAAAAATAGACGAGGCGAAGAGGAAAGGAATCCGTGATTCACTCGTGTTAACTGATCAAGCCGCACTCATTGTCAGTGCGAAGAACTCAACCGTGATCACCGCGATGAACCGCATGGAAGCGAAAGATCAACTATTTACGAATATTGACGGCACGATACTACTCAGCTAAACACGGCAGGACCTTAACAGGATGCCAACTGCACCGCCGACTGATTGACGTGGTGCACTCTAAAACCGAGAGGGGAAACTGTACTATGATTCGCTCAATGTACTCAGGAATTTCTGGACTAAAGAACTTCCAAACGAAATTAGATGTAATTGGTAACAATATTGCTAACGTGAATACTTATGGATTTAAGAAGGGGCGTACGGTTTTTAAGGATTTGTATTCGCAGACTGTTGCGGGTGCATCGGAACCTGGTGCAAATCGTGGTGGTGTGAATCCGAAACAGGTTGGTTTAGGATCTCAATTAGCTACCATTGATACTATTCATTCTGGTGGGTCTATGCAGACTACTGGAAATACATTAGATTTGGCTATTGAAGGTGATGGTTTCTTTGTAGTTGAAGATGGAACGCAAAAATTTTATACCAGAGCAGGAAACTTTTATTTAGACGCTGGAGACGGTACAGGAGAAGCCTCTTTGGTAGACGGTGATGGGAGATACGTCTTAAACAGCGATGAAAGTCATATTACAATTCCAATAACGGCTACTTCACTTTCAATTGGTCAAGATGGGAAGGTAGTATTTGTTAATGCTGATGGCGAACTAGATGAACGTGGCCAAGTAGCTGTCGCTAAATTTAACAACTCAGGTGGTCTGACAAAGATTGGCGGTAATCTATATCAGGAATCAGCGAACTCAGGTGCGCCATCTGATCTATTAACTCCTCTTGAAGAAGGAAGAGGAGCGATAAGATCTGGCTCCCTAGAAATGTCCAACGTAGACCTCTCAGAAGAGTTCACAGAAATGATCGTTGCACAACGTGGATTCCAAGCCAACACGCGAATCATCACCACATCAGATGAAATCTTACAAGAACTAGTAAACTTGAAACGATAACATAGCATAGTTTGAAAAGGAGGGTCGGGCCGGCCTTGGCCTGGCCCCTTACATATGATTAAAGTGACAAGATTGAATCGAACGACTTTCACACTCAACGCACTGTACATAGAGAGAGTCGAGTCGTTTCCAGATACGACGATTACGTTGACGACTGGATCAAAGTACGTCGTTCTGGATTCAGCCGAAGAAGTAAACAGCCGGATCATTGAGTTTTATCGTGCAGTCCAGCTACTATCCAATCCGCATATTCGGGGTGATGAAGAAGATGAAGAATAAATTATTGACGATTTCATTGATCATTTTAGTGAGTATTACGTTGATCGGTGTCGTGGCGGTCGTATTGATATTGAATTTCAACAAAGACAGTGACGGAGAAGAAAAAGCACCGTCAATTGATGAAATTATTGAGTCATCAGTGGATATGGAAGAAATTACAACAAACTTATCTGGCCGTAATTTTGTCCGTATCTCTCTGAAAATCCAGACAGACAGTAAAAAGGCAGCAGAAGAATTAACGAAACGCGATTTTCAAGTGAAGAACCTAGCTATTCAAGAACTATCGGAAATGACCACAAAAGATCTTGAAGGGAAAGCGGGAAAACAACAATTTGAAGATACTATTAAAGCGAAGTTAAACGAGCTGATGCAAGATGGTGAAATACAAAAGGTGTATATTGTCTCATATATCATCCAGTGACGGCTGGAGTAATCTACGAGAGAAGTGTGCGCGATGGGAGGTGGACCTATGTCAGCAGATGTACTGTCCCAAAATGAAATAGATGCGCTGCTGTCTGCTTTATCGACGGGTGAAATGTCAGCAGAGGAAATGAAAAAAGAAGAAGAAACTAGAAAAGTACGTGTTTATGACTTTAAACGTGCTCTTCGTTTCTCAAAAGACCAAATTCGTAGTCTGACAAGAATTCATGAAAACTTCGCTAGACTGCTCACGACGTACTTTTCGGCCCAATTGCGTACGTATGTCCAAATCAATGTGATGTCGGTAGATCAGATCCCGTTTGAAGAATTTATTAGCTCGATACCGAATATGACATTAATCAATATCTTCGATGTATCACCGCTCGAAGGGAATATTTTGATGGAAGTCAATCCGAATGTTGCGTATTCGATGTTGGAGCGACTGATGGGTGGTTTTGGATCGAGTTCGGGAAAAGCAGAAAATATGACAGAGATTGAAACGAAGATTTTGACCAATTTATTTGAACGTTCATTTGACAGCTTACGGGAAGCTTGGTCAGGGCTAATTGACATTGATCCGTATCTGACGGAGATGGAAGTCAATCCGCAATTTCTCCAAATGATTTCACCGAACGAAACGGTAATCGTTATTTCATTTAATATTATGATTGGAGAATCGAGTGGCATGATCAACATGTGTATTCCACACGTTGTGTTGGAGCCAATTATTCCGAACCTTTCTGTGCAGTATTGGATGCAGACGAATAAAAAAGAACCTACTGCTGAACAAAGCATAGAATTGGAAAGACGTATTAAAAATGCAACACTCCCTATAGTAGCTGACCTTGGGAAAGGACAAATTTCTATCGAAGATTTCTTGCATCTGCAGCTTGGCGATGTCATTTCACTGGACACAAGCATTGAGGAACCTCTAACGATAAGAATAGGGGAAAGACCTAAATTCACAGCGCAGCCTGGAAAGCTACGTAATCGTATGGCTGTTCAAATACTGGAAATTTTGAATACGGGAGAGGATGACGATGATGAGTGATAATATTCTCTCACAGGAAGAGATTGAAGCGTTGTTACGGGGTGAAACATTAGAACCTACAGAAGCAACTGAACCTGAACCCGAAGTTATCAATATTAGCGATTATTTGACCGAAATGGAGCAAGATGCATTAGGTGAAGTGGGGAATATCTCATTCGGAAGTTCGGCAACTGCACTTTCCGCTTTGCTCGGACAAAAAGTAGAAATTACCACACCACAAATTACATTAATCCAACGTGATAATTTGGAAGATGATTTCGTCCATCCATATGTAGCTATCAAGGTTGAATATACAGAGGGATTAAGCGGAGTCAACTTGTTGGTGATTAAACAAAGTGATGCGGCAATCATTGCAGACCTCATGTTAGGCGGAGATGGGACGGCACCGAATCAAGAACTAAGTGAAATTCACTTGAGCGCAGTGCAAGAAGCGATGAATCAAATGATGGGATCATCAGCGACTTCGATGTCTACTATCTTCAACAAAAAAGTAGATATTTCACCTCCTACTATTGATTTGATGAATATTCAAATAGATCAAGGGACAGAAATTATTCCTGCACATAATTTATTGATTCGTGTGTCCTTCAATTTAAAAGTTGGCGAGTTGATTGATTCTGATATTATGCAATTATTTCCGTTGGAGTTTGGTAAAAAGCTAGTATCTTCACTAATGGGAGAAGAAGAAGCGGCAACTGTGACGGAAGTACCACCTAGTCCGCAAGCACCTCCATACTCTGAACCGGAGCCTGCATATGCACCAGAACCTGCACCTGTACAACCACAATCGCAATCGCAATATCAAGCACCGCCTGTTCAGGAGCCTTCTGCACCTCGACAAACTCAAGCACCAGTGCATGTTCAACAAGCGGAGTTCGCTAGTTTCCAAGCTCCTTCTTTGAATAAGGAAGAATCAAATAATTTAAATTTACTACTTGATATACCCCTTCAAGTAACAGTAGAATTAGGACGTACGAAGCGTTCCGTGAAGGAAATTCTCGAAATGTCTGGAGGTTCAATTATTGAACTAGATAAATTGGCAGGGGAGCCTGTCGATATATTAGTCAATAATCGCTATATTGCAAAAGGGGAAGTAGTCGTCATTGACGAAAACTTTGGAGTCCGCATTACAGATATTTTAAGTCAGATGGATCGGTTAAACAATTTACGATAGAAGATACTTGGAGGGATTAGGAATGGGAAAACGAATTTTGGTAGTAGATGACGCGGCATTTATGCGCATGATGATTAAGGATATCTTAACAAAGAATGATTACGAAGTAGTAGGAGAGGCAGCGGACGGTGCACAAGCTGTCGAAAAGTATAATGAACTGAAGCCCGACTTGGTAACAATGGATATTACGATGCCTGAAATGGACGGCATTGCTGCTCTGAAAGCAATTAAAAGTACGAATCCATCTGCAACTATCATTATGTGTTCCGCAATGGGACAACAAGCAATGGTAATCGATGCAATTCAAGCCGGAGCCAAAGACTTTATCGTTAAACCATTCCAGGCAGACCGTGTGATTGAAGCGATCGACAAAGCGTTGAGCTAACTGTCAATTATGAATGTAAAACGAATAATCCAATGTGTACTACTACTCATTCTGTGTTTTGCCATCATGCCATTTGCTTATGCAGAAACAGATCCTGACGTCAGTGTATCAGACTGTATTGGAAAGAATAAAGACTGCGAAGAAAAAGCACCAGCTGCAGAGAATGATAATCAAAAAGAAGTAACGAATAAGGAATTGGACGAGCCTAAAGGCCTTACAGCAAAAGATTATATTCGAACTCTTTTTGCATTCGTATTTGTAATCGGCTTGCTCGTGTGGTTACTACGTTTCATGAACAAACGTAATAGAAATTTTGACTCCAATCGACTGATGACAAATATGGGCGGAGTTCCGTTGGGTCAAAATAAATCTATTCAACTAGTGAAAATGGGTAATCATTATTTTGTAGTCGGTGTTGGAGAAAATGTACAGCTACTAAGGGAAATTGAAGATCCTGATGAAATTGCTGAGTTGCTCGCACGTTATGATCAAGGCAATGATGTTCAGAAGGGCATATTTTCACAATTATACTCACGGTTTTTCTCAAAAGCCGAGCATCCTCCTTCAGAAGAAGCTACATTCAGTCAATTGTTTTCTTCCAAAATGGATGAAATCAAAGCTGATCGTAAAGAACAATTACAACGTTTAAATAGGAAGGAGAGCGACCGCGATGGTTGATTTTCTGGGCACATTTTCTGACAGTGATCCCACCAATGTCTCTACTTCCATTAAGATGTTGCTATTACTTACGGTGTTGTCACTTGCACCTGCGATTTTAATCCTGATGACTTCGTTTGCCAGGATTATTATTGTTTTATCATTTGTACGGACGGCGCTAGCTACGCAACAAATGCCTCCTAACCAAGTGTTGGTTGGATTAGCATTATTCCTGACATTTTTCATCATGTCGCCTGTGTTATCTCAAGTGAACGAAGA
This window of the Sporosarcina ureae genome carries:
- the fliY gene encoding flagellar motor switch phosphatase FliY, whose amino-acid sequence is MSDNILSQEEIEALLRGETLEPTEATEPEPEVINISDYLTEMEQDALGEVGNISFGSSATALSALLGQKVEITTPQITLIQRDNLEDDFVHPYVAIKVEYTEGLSGVNLLVIKQSDAAIIADLMLGGDGTAPNQELSEIHLSAVQEAMNQMMGSSATSMSTIFNKKVDISPPTIDLMNIQIDQGTEIIPAHNLLIRVSFNLKVGELIDSDIMQLFPLEFGKKLVSSLMGEEEAATVTEVPPSPQAPPYSEPEPAYAPEPAPVQPQSQSQYQAPPVQEPSAPRQTQAPVHVQQAEFASFQAPSLNKEESNNLNLLLDIPLQVTVELGRTKRSVKEILEMSGGSIIELDKLAGEPVDILVNNRYIAKGEVVVIDENFGVRITDILSQMDRLNNLR
- a CDS encoding TIGR02530 family flagellar biosynthesis protein — encoded protein: MNKINAHRVPSPPLIHQGQIQAQSKQSFLEHLQQATQPEKLKISKHANDRLQERGIQMTDAEWARITEKIDEAKRKGIRDSLVLTDQAALIVSAKNSTVITAMNRMEAKDQLFTNIDGTILLS
- the flgD gene encoding flagellar hook assembly protein FlgD, with translation MPEGTNSTTTNSAITDSMYLVNKQRDQRKTGPDTMGKDAFMKILIAQMANQDPTNPMKDTEFVAQMAQFSSLEQTMNLAKAFEKFADSQNQSQLIQYNSFVGKEIRWHEVSDKQGEDNQPIINEGTGIIQSIKYIDGSVIFTMADGKELSPGNISEVMGNGSNSSPGAVGQPNSLVQASMLIGKTVGYMEGEEERTGKVVSVTNKEGSLHYVLQDGTKIEGNQFATISE
- the fliL gene encoding flagellar basal body-associated protein FliL, which translates into the protein MKNKLLTISLIILVSITLIGVVAVVLILNFNKDSDGEEKAPSIDEIIESSVDMEEITTNLSGRNFVRISLKIQTDSKKAAEELTKRDFQVKNLAIQELSEMTTKDLEGKAGKQQFEDTIKAKLNELMQDGEIQKVYIVSYIIQ
- the flgG gene encoding flagellar basal body rod protein FlgG, which produces MIRSMYSGISGLKNFQTKLDVIGNNIANVNTYGFKKGRTVFKDLYSQTVAGASEPGANRGGVNPKQVGLGSQLATIDTIHSGGSMQTTGNTLDLAIEGDGFFVVEDGTQKFYTRAGNFYLDAGDGTGEASLVDGDGRYVLNSDESHITIPITATSLSIGQDGKVVFVNADGELDERGQVAVAKFNNSGGLTKIGGNLYQESANSGAPSDLLTPLEEGRGAIRSGSLEMSNVDLSEEFTEMIVAQRGFQANTRIITTSDEILQELVNLKR
- the fliM gene encoding flagellar motor switch protein FliM, coding for MSADVLSQNEIDALLSALSTGEMSAEEMKKEEETRKVRVYDFKRALRFSKDQIRSLTRIHENFARLLTTYFSAQLRTYVQINVMSVDQIPFEEFISSIPNMTLINIFDVSPLEGNILMEVNPNVAYSMLERLMGGFGSSSGKAENMTEIETKILTNLFERSFDSLREAWSGLIDIDPYLTEMEVNPQFLQMISPNETVIVISFNIMIGESSGMINMCIPHVVLEPIIPNLSVQYWMQTNKKEPTAEQSIELERRIKNATLPIVADLGKGQISIEDFLHLQLGDVISLDTSIEEPLTIRIGERPKFTAQPGKLRNRMAVQILEILNTGEDDDDE
- a CDS encoding flagellar hook-length control protein FliK — translated: MNVGLLTGVGSPSIPVNSSATKANIKGEGFGSVFQSLMSATAIPAKQQTLGTDRELTKLLDDVLNADSLEELKGLLEELKQSDKSPTIAQLLKETGMLHSTSVKLNEDIKGELMDLSNFDKLPSLQQLAHLISEKPDRLIESITNVLEDAGMSKEQLDQIAATGDIWFVLDVLQELPTEKVQAAIQNITPKESVELTALLKSIELVAPKMDLYTKQIDLVKTIQPILSQFASQLEQKTIQPEVKQPVHIPTAMQQVIRFTTEQSAADTKQQDQQSKPGETVTPVITASPTETRPVFQMSATEKTPESRSEALMREFQAVLNRANFGQTNGMNRISIKLYPEHLGQVRIELLEVNGVMTARILASTAMAREMLDSQMHQLRHAFNQQNLQVDRIDLSQTLQDPSKSDREQAFNKQNQQQKEQATDHNETQEEQQQTFQEFMIELEA
- a CDS encoding flagellar FlbD family protein; protein product: MIKVTRLNRTTFTLNALYIERVESFPDTTITLTTGSKYVVLDSAEEVNSRIIEFYRAVQLLSNPHIRGDEEDEE